A genomic window from Bacillota bacterium includes:
- a CDS encoding prepilin peptidase: KLAAVLGLYLGPASTAVALFAAAVLGGGVAAFLLATGKRSRRDELPFGPFLAAGALVAWFWGSRIAAVYLHWAGLAG; the protein is encoded by the coding sequence AAGCTGGCGGCGGTGCTGGGTCTCTACCTGGGGCCGGCGTCGACGGCGGTGGCGCTCTTCGCCGCCGCCGTCCTGGGCGGCGGCGTGGCGGCCTTCTTGCTGGCGACCGGGAAGCGATCGAGGCGGGACGAACTGCCGTTCGGGCCCTTCCTGGCGGCGGGCGCGCTCGTCGCCTGGTTCTGGGGGAGCCGCATCGCCGCCGTCTACCTGCACTGGGCCGGCCTGGCCGGCTGA
- a CDS encoding GspE/PulE family protein: MAAVFFRGQVGQYLVEKGWISQAQLEEALAEQRRSGRRLGEILLARGLLSRRQLQAALAAQLGVRSWDLRAVPPDPSVARSVPDWVARRYRLLPVRREAQRLVVAMADPTDLEALEEVRLRTGQEVEPVLADEEELDEAVGRIFGLLETAERATRSAEARGQRASRREREGRAGEAGPEADGPGAVEAASEPLPGEGQAPVVEFVQNLLAQALREKASDIHLEPGEGSFAIRFRVDGDLHLAMSPPPALHAAVVSRLKVLAGMDIAERRLPQDGRFRTVVEGREVDCRCSSMPTVHGEKMVIRLLDKRGGGARLDALGLPPEVVERLRELVRRPYGMILLTGPTGSGKSTTLAALLQEVDRSRLNVVTIEDPVEYEIPGVNQSQVNVRAGLTFGLALRHFLRQDPDVIMVGEIRDRETADTAVRAALTGHLLLSTLHTNDAPSSVPRLAEMGVEPFLIASSLLGVLGQRLVRVLCPVCRQPYPAGAGAAELFAQAGLELAPGATLYRPAGCSSCRNGYAGRTAIAELMPVSPALRERIGAGATADELRRLAVAEGMRPLRQAGLELARQGVTSVEEVLRVTEAVHLPEPARPHGGDPR, translated from the coding sequence GTGGCGGCCGTCTTCTTCCGTGGGCAAGTAGGCCAATACCTGGTGGAGAAGGGCTGGATCAGCCAGGCCCAGCTCGAGGAGGCGCTGGCGGAGCAGCGGCGGAGCGGCCGGCGGCTGGGCGAGATCCTGCTCGCGCGGGGTCTCCTCAGCCGGCGCCAGCTGCAGGCGGCGCTGGCCGCCCAGCTGGGCGTCCGCAGCTGGGATCTCCGCGCCGTGCCGCCCGACCCCTCGGTGGCGCGCAGCGTGCCGGACTGGGTGGCCCGCCGCTACCGCCTTCTCCCGGTGCGCCGGGAAGCCCAGCGCCTGGTGGTGGCCATGGCCGACCCCACCGACTTGGAGGCGCTGGAGGAGGTCCGCCTCCGGACCGGCCAGGAGGTGGAGCCGGTCCTGGCGGACGAAGAAGAGCTCGACGAGGCGGTCGGCCGCATCTTCGGCCTGCTGGAGACGGCGGAGCGGGCGACGCGGTCGGCGGAGGCACGGGGGCAGCGCGCGAGCCGGCGCGAGCGGGAGGGCCGAGCGGGCGAGGCCGGCCCGGAGGCGGACGGGCCAGGCGCGGTGGAGGCGGCTTCCGAGCCGCTCCCCGGCGAGGGCCAGGCGCCGGTGGTGGAGTTCGTCCAGAACCTTCTCGCCCAGGCCCTGCGCGAGAAAGCCTCCGACATCCACCTGGAGCCGGGCGAGGGGAGCTTCGCCATCCGCTTCCGGGTGGACGGCGACCTCCACCTGGCCATGAGCCCGCCGCCGGCGCTCCACGCCGCGGTGGTCTCGCGCCTCAAGGTGCTGGCCGGCATGGACATCGCCGAGCGGCGGCTCCCCCAGGACGGCCGCTTCCGGACCGTGGTGGAGGGGCGTGAGGTGGACTGCCGCTGCTCCTCCATGCCCACCGTCCACGGCGAGAAGATGGTCATCCGCCTCCTGGACAAGCGGGGCGGCGGGGCCCGCCTCGACGCCCTCGGCCTGCCGCCGGAGGTCGTCGAGCGCCTGCGCGAGCTCGTCCGCCGCCCCTACGGCATGATCCTGCTCACCGGCCCCACCGGCAGCGGCAAGTCGACCACCCTGGCCGCCCTGCTCCAGGAAGTCGACCGGAGCCGCCTCAACGTGGTCACCATCGAGGATCCGGTGGAGTACGAGATCCCCGGCGTCAACCAGAGCCAGGTGAACGTCCGCGCCGGCCTCACCTTCGGCCTGGCGCTCCGCCACTTCCTCCGCCAGGACCCCGACGTGATCATGGTGGGCGAGATCCGCGACCGCGAGACGGCCGATACGGCCGTCCGCGCGGCGCTGACCGGCCACCTGCTGCTCAGCACCCTCCACACCAACGACGCGCCCAGCAGCGTCCCTCGGCTGGCGGAGATGGGCGTGGAGCCCTTCCTCATCGCCTCCTCGCTCCTGGGGGTGCTCGGCCAGCGCCTGGTACGGGTCCTCTGCCCGGTCTGCCGCCAGCCCTACCCCGCCGGCGCCGGGGCTGCCGAGCTCTTCGCCCAGGCCGGCCTCGAGCTCGCACCCGGCGCCACCCTCTACCGTCCGGCCGGCTGCTCCAGCTGCCGGAACGGCTACGCGGGTCGCACGGCCATCGCCGAGCTGATGCCGGTCAGCCCGGCGCTCCGCGAGCGGATCGGCGCCGGCGCCACGGCGGACGAGCTCCGCCGCCTCGCCGTGGCGGAGGGGATGCGCCCGCTGCGCCAGGCCGGCCTGGAACTGGCCCGGCAGGGCGTGACGAGCGTGGAGGAAGTGCTGCGCGTGACGGAGGCGGTGCACCTGCCCGAGCCGGCCCGCCCGCACGGAGGCGATCCCCGGTGA
- a CDS encoding type II secretion system F family protein — translation MSRFVYTARSAATGRKVRGALEAESLGALLARLHEAGYVPLSVRPENPWLDADVRKLLGLGASAVPTRDRALFFRQMATMLRAGLPLRASLRAAAEQAGGRIRQVAQGLLREIESGRSLHDAMRQFPDAFQPLHVALVRSGELSGTLDEVLERLAGDEERRLKTEGRIRSASAYPLFVLVVAVVVLAFMTYFIVPTFVGIFEQLQVPLPWTTRVLVALSTRPVYGYLFLVALAALAAAAVLYVRSPQGRARYDAWKLRAPALGPLVRLLALARLTRGLATMFRSGFPILEALEAAGTMAGNAVFESAMREVRRSVEQGSGLADGFRFAGAFPAFLVEMAAVGERTGALDELLDRAAAMYEAEAEERLSSLTSVLEPLLVLLMGGVIGFIALSVFLPMFSLISNVSKMPG, via the coding sequence GTGAGCCGCTTCGTCTACACGGCGCGCAGCGCGGCCACCGGCCGGAAGGTGCGCGGCGCCCTCGAGGCTGAGTCGCTGGGCGCCCTGCTCGCCCGGCTCCACGAGGCCGGCTACGTACCGCTCTCGGTCCGCCCGGAGAACCCCTGGCTCGACGCCGACGTGAGGAAGCTCCTCGGCCTCGGCGCCTCGGCCGTCCCCACGCGCGATCGCGCCCTCTTCTTCCGGCAGATGGCGACGATGCTGCGGGCGGGGCTGCCGCTCCGCGCCTCGCTGCGCGCGGCGGCCGAGCAGGCCGGCGGCCGCATCCGCCAGGTCGCCCAGGGCCTGCTCCGCGAGATCGAGTCGGGCCGCTCGCTCCACGACGCGATGCGCCAGTTCCCGGACGCCTTCCAGCCGCTGCACGTGGCGCTGGTCCGTTCGGGCGAGCTGAGCGGCACCTTGGACGAGGTGCTGGAGCGCCTGGCCGGCGACGAGGAGCGCCGCCTGAAGACGGAGGGGAGGATCCGCTCGGCCTCGGCCTACCCGCTCTTCGTGTTGGTGGTGGCCGTCGTCGTCCTCGCCTTCATGACCTACTTCATCGTCCCCACCTTCGTCGGCATCTTCGAGCAGCTGCAGGTGCCGCTGCCCTGGACGACGCGGGTGCTGGTGGCACTCTCCACCCGCCCGGTATACGGCTATCTCTTCCTGGTGGCGCTGGCGGCGCTGGCCGCGGCGGCGGTGCTCTACGTGCGGTCGCCGCAGGGCCGGGCGCGTTACGACGCCTGGAAGCTGCGCGCTCCGGCGCTCGGACCCCTGGTGCGCCTCCTCGCCTTGGCGCGCCTGACGCGGGGGCTGGCGACCATGTTCCGGAGCGGCTTCCCCATCCTGGAAGCGCTGGAGGCCGCGGGCACGATGGCGGGGAACGCCGTCTTCGAGTCCGCGATGCGCGAGGTTCGCCGCAGCGTGGAGCAAGGCTCGGGCCTCGCCGACGGATTCCGCTTCGCCGGGGCCTTTCCGGCCTTTCTGGTGGAGATGGCGGCGGTGGGCGAGCGGACCGGCGCCCTGGACGAGCTCCTCGATCGCGCCGCGGCCATGTACGAGGCAGAGGCGGAGGAGCGCCTCTCCAGCCTCACCTCGGTCCTGGAGCCGCTGCTGGTCCTGCTCATGGGCGGGGTAATCGGCTTCATCGCGCTCTCGGTCTTCCTGCCCATGTTCTCGCTGATCTCGAACGTCTCGAAGATGCCGGGGTAG
- a CDS encoding prepilin-type N-terminal cleavage/methylation domain-containing protein: MERPVEGRRRRRQEGFTLIELGVVLAIIAILVAIAVPTYLNMTQRARQAEAAQAWDMVKSEVWTYYLQNNAFPPASSGTWPTGIDDPNPTSKYWDYSVSSSTYAFTFTASPKANYSGSSLQWTLHNDGSVTQP; this comes from the coding sequence ATGGAGCGACCGGTCGAAGGGCGGCGACGCCGCCGGCAAGAAGGCTTCACCCTGATCGAGCTGGGCGTGGTGTTGGCCATCATCGCGATCCTGGTGGCGATCGCGGTGCCGACGTACCTCAACATGACGCAGCGGGCCCGTCAAGCCGAGGCGGCCCAGGCATGGGACATGGTGAAGTCCGAGGTTTGGACGTACTATTTGCAGAACAACGCATTTCCACCTGCATCAAGTGGGACTTGGCCTACGGGCATTGACGACCCCAATCCAACAAGCAAGTACTGGGATTATAGTGTTTCCTCCAGTACCTACGCCTTTACATTCACAGCCTCACCGAAGGCCAATTACAGCGGTAGCAGTCTGCAGTGGACGCTACACAACGACGGTTCTGTAACTCAACCATAA